Proteins encoded together in one Miscanthus floridulus cultivar M001 chromosome 16, ASM1932011v1, whole genome shotgun sequence window:
- the LOC136513544 gene encoding replication protein A 70 kDa DNA-binding subunit B-like produces MEPGYPVTTEPDMHDNIMESFAEHVAVVAHITPPENILSRGNAIYAEISDDLIDGKAYLFSVGKVYVVKKFVVQNAKKSYRPVDKNLMIDITDYTTVELVRNPPHSIPEYVYRITPLRAIRPARVVFNLTDVLGYLIRYEAAHTFVPKNMEKAKTLREIYIKDLSENIMKITLWGEHATNFSIDNIYDAAAGNLIVCLVVGCIPREDFKNNDQTCLTGSSACTYYFNPTIPDACAYHSRFKDTPVYIEQPAPEEEAVPLSVQDIQLPERTIADLNHIDPFDDMERGPYKVAVTIVSITNTTNWWYMSCKPCKKRADQQLDGTYRCPKCGGTTTVPRYLLSFIAKDNTDEARFFAYDDEATKIIQKECQALVNPLHIKEGLPQAMNNILNKTYVLSVDLTDESCKSMKKRQYQVKAVLDRPPKRPPLQVMATSQYHPPHTTSPTPIIESPEHSADLLLIEAAEQSTPAHDSELEHEASKHDVDRSPTTWTGARKKLFGDTDSAEATDTQQDQRAKQPRPSSSESKSKKQKKKKTMQIATRWSKATSTSMYYLPCL; encoded by the exons GGAAATGCCATATATGCTGAAATTTCAGATGACCTCATCGATGGCAAAGCATATCTTTTCAGTGTTGGCAAAGTTTATGTTGTTAAGAAATTTGTCGTGCAGAATGCCAAAAAAAGCTACAGACCAGTTGACAAGAACCTCATGATAGATATTACAGACTACACAACAGTTGAGCTTGTTCGGAATCCTCCACACTCAATTCCAGAGTACGTTTACAGAATCACTCCATTACGAGCCATTAGACCAGCGCGGGTCGTATTCAACCTGACAG ATGTCCTTGGATATCTCATTAGGTATGAAGCAGCTCACACATTTGTTCCTAAGAACATGGAAAAGGCTAAAACACTAAGAGAAATCTACATTAAGGATTTAAG CGAAAATATTATGAAGATTACCCTATGGGGTGAACATGCCACAAATTTTAGTATCGACAACATATACGATGCTGCAGCTGGTAATCTTATTGTTTGCCTTGTCGTTGGTTGTATACCGCGTGAAGATTTCAAAAACAATG ATCAAACATGCCTAACTGGAAGCTCAGCTTGCACTTACTATTTCAACCCTACCATTCCAGATGCCTGTGCTTATCACTCCAG GTTCAAAGATACACCAGTCTACATCGAACAACCTGCACCAGAAGAAGAGGCAGTTCCACTTTCGGTCCAAGACATTCAGCTACCAGAAAGAACTATAGCTGACCTGAACCATATTGATCCCTTTGATGACATG GAAAGAGGACCGTACAAAGTTGCAGTAACAATTGTGTCTATCACAAACACTACTAACTGGTGGTACATGTCTTGCAAGCCATGCAAAAAAAGAGCTGATCAGCAGCTAGATGGTACCTACAGATGCCCAAAGTGTGGAGGCACAACAACAGTTCCTAG GTACCTATTATCATTTATTGCAAAAGATAACACAGATGAAGCACGCTTCTTTGCATATGATGATGAAGCAACCAAAATAATTCAAAAAGAGTGCCAGGCATTGGTGAACCCATTGCATATAAAAGAAGGATTGCCTCAGGCAATGAACAACATACTTAACAAGACATATGTCTTATCAGTTGATCTTACTGACGAATCGTGCAAAAGTATGAAAAAAAGGCAATACCAGGTCAAAGCAGTTTTAGACAGGCCACCGAAACGCCCTCCGCTGCAGGTCATGGCAACATCTCAGTATCACCCGCCTCACACAACAAGCCCAACACCAATCATTGAGAGTCCAGAACATTCAGCAGATCTACTTCTGATTGAGGCCGCTGAACAATCG ACTCCAGCACATGATAGCGAGCTAGAACATGAAGCCTCCAAACATGATGTCGACAG GTCACCAACAACATGGACAGGTGCTCGCAAGAAGCTCTTCGGCGACACTGATTCGGCCGAAGCTACAGACACACAGCAAGATCAGCGTGCCAAACAACCACGTCCATCCTCTTCAGAATCAAAATCAAAGAA gcaaaaaaaaaaaaagacgatGCAGATAGCCACTCGCTGGAGTAAGGCAACATCTACTTCTATGTACTATTTGCCATGTCTGTGA